TGATGGCATGAATTTGCATTCAAACATGGCATAAATTTCAATCATTTGAACTGACCTTCTGTCATCATATTATCAACTTGGCAGTCGAAGGATTTGCAGGTCATTCTCTGTTTGCTTGCAAGCGCCTACAATTTCTGTATTGTTGAAGATGAGCAAAGAATGTTGCACGACAGATGCGCGGGAGGCCATGATGAACGAGAAGAGGTCGATCGAAGAGATTATGAAAGCCTATTCAGAAGTCCCCTATGAGGATTTCAGGAAAAAGCTTGCAATCTTGAATGAGCTTTCGAAGATAATGTTCAAAGAGGGCAAACCTCTTCTCGCCTCGGAAACTGTTAAAGTGGAGCTTTCTAGAATTGAACCCCCTGAATGTATTGAGCTGGCTAACGTTGCGCATAACATGATTAAGTTCTCATGCGTTGTGGGCAATTACGATGCATCGATCGAGTATGCCTTGAAAGCAATGGCTCTTTTCAGAGACTTTGGGACACCCGATGACGTTAACGATGTGATCGGAAACATTGGCGGTGTCTATGTCTACATGGAGCGGTTTCAAGAAGCCCTCGAATACACCGACAAGGCTCTTGAATACGCTCGAATGAAGGGCGATGATCTCGCGATAGCATACTTTCTGAACAACAAGGCAATAGCTCTAAAGAATCTGGAAAGATTTGACGAAGCCATAAACTGCCTTAGCAAATCTATAGAGATAAAGCTTGCTCTGGAACAGACTGCGGATCTATGCAATAGCTATTTCAATCTATCCGACACGCTTATAGTCTCAGGAAGATATGAAGAGGCTCCAGGTGTATTGAAGTTGGCCGAACCCCTTGTAGAAGAAATCGATGATCCGGCCAAGACTGCGGAATTCAATCTTCTGAAAATCGATTATTACATCGGGACCAAGTGTTATGAAAAAGCTCTTGTCAAACTGGACGCTTACATAGACTATCAGAAGAAATCGGGATTTATGTCTAAGATACCGAAAGCCATAAGAAAGAAGATCACTATTCTTGAAGAGCTAGGAGAAGGGAGATTGGCTCTTGAGCTTTACAAGGAACTTGACCTCTTATCCCAGAAGCTCTACAAAGAATCCAGCAGCGCCAAGGCTGCTGAATTGGGGGCTTCATTCAGATTTCAACAAAAGATGCACGAAATACAGCTACTGAGCAATCAGAACCTTGAGCTTCAGGAGGCAAAGGCAACGATCGAAAGTCAATACAGAGAACTTCTAAAAATCGACCGCAAACTGAAGAATGCAAATGAGTTGCTCGAGAAACAGGCCGAGATAGACCCATTGACGGGCCTCCTAAACCAGAAAAAGATGTATCCCATAATTAAAAGAGAGATAAAGAGAGCCTCGCGACACGGAACTCCACTATCCATGATCATGATAGATCTTGACAACTTCAAGAACATAAATGATACTTACGGCCACCTTAAGGGAGATATGTCACTCAAGAATGTGGCGGGCATGATCAGGTCTTCTCTTAGAGAGGTTGACTTTGTCTTCAGGTACGGCGGGGAGGAATTTCTTGTTCTTCTACCCTCGAGTGATTTGCAGATGGCAAGATCAACCGCAGATCGTCTCCGGGAGAAGCTGGCCGAAACCACAGACCCTCCAATAACGATGAGCGCCGGTGTGTGCAGCTGGTCAGGTGAAGACGCAACTCAGTTCATTCAGAAAACCGACCGCCTACTGTATGAAGCAAAAGACAAAGGCAAGAACAGAGTCGAATCTCAAGGAGATATTTGATCAGAAGATCGGTGCAGCCTCAACCGAAAGGAAAACAGAACGTTCGGTCTCATAGAGTTTCCGGAAAAGCGGACTCATGTAACCCCGGAGGCTAGTAAATCCATCTCCTCTCAATATTCCGCGTACTTATCAGAAAGAGAAACACGGCAAAGCCCAATAGTATAAAAACGCTCACCAGAGGGTTTATAATTCCATTTCCGTTTATCGCATGTTTAAGAGAATCGGCACCATATGTCAGAGGAAGGATGAAGGAAAAAGGTCTAAGAAAGGCCGGCAGATTCTCTATAGGAATGAAAAGGCCGCAGAGAAACATCATAGGGAAACGGAAGAAGTTAGAAAACGTCTGCGCCTCGAATACTTCGTTGACCGAAACGGCAATGAAAAGACCAAGAAAGGTCGAGGTCACGGCAATCAACAGAACGCTAACTGAAACCAGGAACCAGTTTATCCCAGATAAGTCGACAATCAAGAGGGCAAAGAGAACGGGAATGAAAGCATTGATAATCCCGAAAAGTATCGCCCCAGTCGTCTTTGCAAGCATGAGCAGCTTCAAGCTGATGGGAGCAAGCAGCAACCGCTCGAATGACCGGCTCTTCCTTTCAAACGTTATCGTTACCGCAAGCATCGAAGTAGTTCCGAAGAGAACGGAAAGCGACATCACACCAGGCAAAATACCCCTTATGTCCACAGGACCTTCCGATCGAACAAAGAACATCAGCGTCCAGGAAATTGGGAAGATAATGCCCCAGCTTATGTTGGGCGGTTTCAAATAGTAGTTCTTCATATCCTTCATCAGTATCGTCCAGTAAGCGAGTGCGCTGCTCATCTCTTCTTTCCCTCCTTCTCCTTCTTCATTCTATCGACTTCTATTCCGGTCACTTCAACAAAGACTTCTTCAAGAGAAGGCTGAATAATCTTAGCCTCGTAGACATCGATACCTCTGGAACTGAAGAAACTCATAAACGGCATCAGCTTTATTGGTTCCCGAGAAGCTATTCTAATGGTATTGTCGGAACGCATGCTTATGGACACATCGCTGAACTCTTCTGACACTTCAGTTTTGAACTCCGAAGGATCCTTCCCGAGAGTCAGCTCGACTATGCTCTCTTTCTGAGCATCTTTCATCAATTCGCTGACGGTTCCAATCTTTACAACCTTGCCTCCGACTATGAACCCTATCCTGTCGCACAACCTCTCCGCTTCTTCAATGTAATGGGTAGTAAGGAATATGGTCGTTCCCCTGTCATTCAATTCCCTTACCAGTCTTCTTATTTGCCTCGCACTCTCTACATCTATACCAGTTGTGGGTTCATCCAGGAAGAGAATCTCCGGATCATGAATTATGCCTGCAGCTATGGTTAGTTTTCTCTTCATACCCTTGGAAAAGGCTTTGAAAGGTCTCTTGCCTGTATCTGCGAGCCCAAACAGCTCAAGCAACTCTCTGGCCCTTCCTTTCCTCGCCGCCTTTCTTACTCCGTAAAGAGCCGAACAGAAGACCAGATTCTCATAGCCGCTCAGATCATCGTACAGGTTGCTTTCATCGGGCACAATTCCTATTATCCGCTGCACTCTCTTGATCTCCCTGATGCCGTCTTCGCCCGCAATACTTATACTTCCCGATGTCGGTCTTGCAAGACCTGTAAGCATGTTTATCGTTGTAGTCTTTCCGGCACCGTTGGGACCGAGGAAACCGAACACCTCTCCTTTCAAGACCGAAAAGTCGATTCCGTTGACCGCTTTGAATCCGTCGTAGTCTTTTGAGAGACCTGAAACTTCGATGATATTCACTCTTGTTCCTCCCGTATAAATCGCTTATATATAAAACATATTCAGTGAAATTCGGATTAGAAAGGCGTGCCTGCTGAAAGGAAGAAGATTCCACCTTGTATCCTCTCTCATTCGGCAGACCATTCGGCAACTAGATCCGAATCGGAAGTCGCCTCGCTAAGCTTGGTAAGCTGGCTTGCCAGTCTATTCAAGGGCTCTCTATTCATTGAGTAATGGGTGAAGTAACCCCGCTTCTCTGTACTTACAAGGCCAACGCCACGTAGCACTTTCAGATGTTGTGATATGGCTGATTCAGACACTCCCATTCTCTTTGCAAGAGCTTTCACACAGAAGTCTCTTTGAAGAAGCAGCTTGATTATCTCGAACCTTGTGCTATCCGCAATAGCCTTCAAAACATCTATTTCAAGAGTCAATGAGAAGTTTCCTCCAATCCAATTAAGTGCTTGCTTAATTAAATTATAGTAGATTTTGGGTAATCATTCAACAGTAAATCTCGTGTCTGGAATTCTTGGATTGGTCCATCTCTTCCTGAAATTGCTGCAAGGTCGCTTTGTCTCACGAATGTTATCCTTCCAATAAACAGTTGTTATCTTCTTGGTAATACTAATTACGATAATTACCAATGCTTATTCAAGAAGGTGAAGAACATTGAGAGACTGCCCCTGCAGAAAAACGAAGTTCGAGTTCCACGGCGTATGGGATAAATGCCGGAGCAAGCACGAGAGACTCGGATCGCTTCCGGCCTGTGAAAGGAAGAGAAGGAGGAATCGGAAGTAATGAAAAAACTGATCAACCGTATCCTGTTGGTTGTAGCGCTTTCCCCGCTCG
This sequence is a window from Mesotoga sp. Brook.08.105.5.1. Protein-coding genes within it:
- a CDS encoding metalloregulator ArsR/SmtB family transcription factor is translated as MTLEIDVLKAIADSTRFEIIKLLLQRDFCVKALAKRMGVSESAISQHLKVLRGVGLVSTEKRGYFTHYSMNREPLNRLASQLTKLSEATSDSDLVAEWSAE
- a CDS encoding tetratricopeptide repeat-containing diguanylate cyclase; the encoded protein is MNEKRSIEEIMKAYSEVPYEDFRKKLAILNELSKIMFKEGKPLLASETVKVELSRIEPPECIELANVAHNMIKFSCVVGNYDASIEYALKAMALFRDFGTPDDVNDVIGNIGGVYVYMERFQEALEYTDKALEYARMKGDDLAIAYFLNNKAIALKNLERFDEAINCLSKSIEIKLALEQTADLCNSYFNLSDTLIVSGRYEEAPGVLKLAEPLVEEIDDPAKTAEFNLLKIDYYIGTKCYEKALVKLDAYIDYQKKSGFMSKIPKAIRKKITILEELGEGRLALELYKELDLLSQKLYKESSSAKAAELGASFRFQQKMHEIQLLSNQNLELQEAKATIESQYRELLKIDRKLKNANELLEKQAEIDPLTGLLNQKKMYPIIKREIKRASRHGTPLSMIMIDLDNFKNINDTYGHLKGDMSLKNVAGMIRSSLREVDFVFRYGGEEFLVLLPSSDLQMARSTADRLREKLAETTDPPITMSAGVCSWSGEDATQFIQKTDRLLYEAKDKGKNRVESQGDI
- a CDS encoding ABC transporter permease; this encodes MSSALAYWTILMKDMKNYYLKPPNISWGIIFPISWTLMFFVRSEGPVDIRGILPGVMSLSVLFGTTSMLAVTITFERKSRSFERLLLAPISLKLLMLAKTTGAILFGIINAFIPVLFALLIVDLSGINWFLVSVSVLLIAVTSTFLGLFIAVSVNEVFEAQTFSNFFRFPMMFLCGLFIPIENLPAFLRPFSFILPLTYGADSLKHAINGNGIINPLVSVFILLGFAVFLFLISTRNIERRWIY
- a CDS encoding ATP-binding cassette domain-containing protein, translating into MNIIEVSGLSKDYDGFKAVNGIDFSVLKGEVFGFLGPNGAGKTTTINMLTGLARPTSGSISIAGEDGIREIKRVQRIIGIVPDESNLYDDLSGYENLVFCSALYGVRKAARKGRARELLELFGLADTGKRPFKAFSKGMKRKLTIAAGIIHDPEILFLDEPTTGIDVESARQIRRLVRELNDRGTTIFLTTHYIEEAERLCDRIGFIVGGKVVKIGTVSELMKDAQKESIVELTLGKDPSEFKTEVSEEFSDVSISMRSDNTIRIASREPIKLMPFMSFFSSRGIDVYEAKIIQPSLEEVFVEVTGIEVDRMKKEKEGKKR